One segment of Setaria viridis chromosome 4, Setaria_viridis_v4.0, whole genome shotgun sequence DNA contains the following:
- the LOC117851850 gene encoding uncharacterized protein produces the protein MSSRAAATAAAPRGAEGAAGMTDHLWAKAAELERDFAGYKRRLAERRAQTAAEVAGGRAEDAEEERRGGDDAAAGRGRRYEEYVRRRDERLRQEWRARMERKEAEMQALWARLDRAGSRGRRGGELAAASSNAGEDHGNLRQKPGNLEVKVRPTAPVTPRCSVPSSPATKLSRPRTSVPSSPAAAASPRLSTPDPRRRPSHLHREQPQAAEPPATPRKENRLPPSTATAASPATPRPRTMLSRSRSLFKDRGSSAATARESLRPPQLQPPRLSYDSASNAREPAPLPPHADAIAVTRSNSCSNSNGQAVLADLKKASAVAPEPFRLGRSGNGSVETVSPPQVIPRDEPDSSEAAPARDGNADNESNHEHVDQPSNKVGSVEITGDSDTEPSYVYIKKDTGEQTPRPCQASAGLGTCPGAEEPRSDSKDSDDNADDTMESTGSNDVAGETPVTDAEDASRRESSESLYSNVQSSFSPRSELDTSAADSPLPSATEQSPESYASPRPRMKPEVEGAEKSMPIPTTPRSSVTVSITVQSPMDAVTGLKRFLSFGKKNGKGNEAPTAAVVERTPRSMAPSTPPGDGCMSGEWSAGDSVKGRLDSSDVASADDLDNSYLISPHVRSLQSYVPSYPANPGLKEPALHAQSPRAHRSFFSFSSFKSRAI, from the exons ATGTCGTCGCGGGCGGCagcaaccgccgccgctccgcgcgGAGCCGAGGGCGCGGCGGGGATGACGGACCACCTGTGGGCGAAGGCGGCCGAGCTGGAGCGGGATTTCGCCGGGTACAAGCGCCGGCTCGCCGAGAGGAGGGCGCAGAccgccgccgaggtcgccggtggccgcgccgaggacgccgaggaggagcgccgcggcggggacgatgcggcggccgggaggggcCGGAGGTACGAGGAGTACGTGAGGAGGAGGGATGAGCGGCTGCGCCAGGAGTGGCGCGCGCGCATGGAGCGCAAGGAGGCCGAGATGCAGGCGCTCTGGGCGCGCCTCGACCGCGCCGGctcgcgcggccggcgcggcggcgagctcgcggcCGCCAGTAGCAACGCTGGAGAG GATCATGGTAATCTGCGGCAAAAGCCCGGGAACCTTGAGGTGAAAGTGAGACCAACCGCCCCTGTCACGCCAAGGTGCAGCGTGCCATCGTCACCTGCAACGAAGCTCTCGCGTCCGCGGACCAGCGTGCCatcgtcaccggcggcggcggccagcccgAGGCTGTCCACCCCTGACCCCAGGCGGCGTCCGTCGCACCTGCACCGGGAGCAGCCGCAGGCGGCGGAGCCACCCGCCACGCCAAGGAAGGAGAACAGGTTGCCGCCGTCCACCGCGACGGCGGCATCGCCCgcgacgccgaggccgaggacgATGCTGTCACGGAGCAGGAGCTTGTTCAAGGACCGCGGGTcctcggccgccaccgccagggaGAGCCTCAGGCCGCCGCAGCTCCAGCCCCCTCGGTTGAGCTATGACAGTGCCAGCAACGCCAGAGAACCGGCGCCGTTGCCACCGCACGCCGACGCCATTGCCGTGACGCGGAGCAATTCCTGTTCTAATTCCAATGGACAAGCTGTTCTCGCCGATCTCAAGAAGGCTTCTGCCGTTGCTCCCGAGCCGTTTCGTCTTGGGAGATCAGGCAATGGCAGCGTCGAGACAGTGTCGCCGCCTCAGGTGATTCCGAGGGACGAACCTGACAGCAGCGAGGCTGCTCCGGCTCGTGATGGAAATGCTGACAACGAAAGCAACCACGAACACGTCGATCAACCGTCAAACAAGGTCGGGAGTGTAGAGATCACTGGCGACTCTGACACCGAGCCGAGCTACGTGTACATCAAGAAGGACACTGGTGAGCAAACTCCGAGGCCCTGTCAGGCATCAGCTGGTCTGGGGACATGTCCAGGGGCCGAAGAACCACGGTCTGACAGCAAGGACAGCGACGACAATGCCGACGACACCATGGAATCAACTGGCAGCAACGACGTCGCCGGAGAAACCCCGGTGACTGACGCAGAAGACGCCTCCCGGAGGGAGAGCTCGGAATCTCTGTACTCAAACGTTCAGTCTTCGTTCTCCCCAAGATCAGAGCTAGACACATCGGCCGCCGATTCCCCGCTCCCCAGCGCCACCGAGCAATCGCCGGAGTCCTACGCTTCACCGCGGCCAAGGATGAAACCTGAAGTGGAGGGTGCCGAGAAGAGCATGCCGATCCCGACCACCCCGAGGAGCAGCGTTACGGTTTCCATCACCGTGCAGTCACCGATGGACGCGGTGACCGGGCTCAAGCGGTTCCTGAGCTTCGGCAAGAAGAACGGCAAGGGGAATGAGGCTCCTACCGCCGCTGTTGTTGAGCGCACTCCGCGTTCCATGGCCCCTTCCACTCCGCCTGGTGATGGCTGCATGAGTGGAGAGTGGTCGGCAGGTGATTCCGTCAAGGGGCGATTGGACTCCTCCGATGTTGCTTCGGCAGATGATCTGGACAACAGTTATCTCATCTCTCCACACG TTCGGTCTTTGCAAAGCTATGTGCCATCTTATCCTGCAAATCCTGGGCTGAAGGAACCGGCTCTGCACGCCCAATCACCAAGAG CACATCGATCGTTTTTCTCATTTTCATCGTTCAAGTCCAGAGCAATTTGA